The following nucleotide sequence is from Devosia salina.
TCCCCGATCAGCCGGTCCGAGCCGCCCTGGCCGCGCCAGTCGAAGGTCGCCACCGCAAAGCCGCGTCGCCGGAAGTCGGCGATGGTCTCGAAATATTTCTCGATATATTCGGTGCGCCCCTGCACCAGGCACACCGTGCCGCGCTGCGGACCTTCCGATTTCGGCCACAGCGCATAGCGCAGGCGCACCTTGTCCGCGGTGGTGAAGAACCCGACCCGCGCGCCTTCGGGGACCGGATTGGTGGGAATGGAAACCAGCCTGGGGCCATTGGGGTCGATCTGGGCGGTCAAGACGAAGCCTCACGCGATGCGCAATTACATGGCGCGACCATAATGGCGGGAGATGAAGAAAGAAAAGCCAGCAACCGGGTTGGCTGCTGGCTTTTCAGGTCTGCGCGGCTCCATGCGGGGGGCGGGTTGATGGAACCGTCAGGACGTGAACTCCCGAACCGGATCATTCCGGCCGCGTCCACATGCCCCGTTCTAGTCCCCCGCATCTGAACGGGGGCGGAGCGCGCCATTCATGTTCCGTTCATCAACGCAGTCCTGGCCCCCTCTTGAACCCGGAACAGGCCCACCTACATCAATGCTGTCCGCCGGATATCCGGGGACACCGGCCCTGCCCCGGCAGGTCGCTCGCCGCATCAGGGAGCGCTTCCAGCAGGCACCGGTCGACCATCAACCACGTTGCTCAATCGGAGAATGTGACCATGCAGACCATTGATTTCTCGCCCTTTTATCGCTCCACCGTCGGCTTTGACCGGCTGTTCAACCGCCTCGATTCGCTGGGCGCCCAGGAAGCCAAGACCTACCCGCCCTACAATATCGAGCGCACCGGCGACGACGCCTATCGCATCTCGATCGCGGTCGCCGGCTTCTCCAATGGCGACATCGCCGTCGAAACCAAGGAAAACAGCCTCGTCGTCAAGGGCGCCAAGCCAG
It contains:
- a CDS encoding Hsp20 family protein, with translation MQTIDFSPFYRSTVGFDRLFNRLDSLGAQEAKTYPPYNIERTGDDAYRISIAVAGFSNGDIAVETKENSLVVKGAKPAEAADSKREFLHRGIAERAFELRFQLADYVEVQGATLENGLLHLELKRELPESKKARTIPVNGGTATIEDKSVN